Proteins co-encoded in one Chitinophagales bacterium genomic window:
- a CDS encoding T9SS type A sorting domain-containing protein, which produces MNKFLPFLLTIILLSFNAQAQDRHEIDENEVSIFADRLHIEVENPIKQQQLQNSDLWHRFEARHGSWFVGFNTITELPMRAAGKGIDVVIEGNAQQKALYFLERELADFNLPLEALQFQQTNETAKYDYVQFKQFYQGREVLNSRASIRITPDDKVVAFTLDLFQNIEVNEQPVLPLQVLKQLALKDIEGTVSELSIYPELKILPIPFSTAQYEFKVVYEADMVGKGTHNEPFNYYVLMDAHTGQTYYRSNRIATYHPADNPYMMGNVTDNSNLGSELRALPNMRVVIGGEEFITNSQGQIPFTSDAELQGTAYLEGPYCQVLIGAEGENVPSYPIVIPVNGNEVHLPDTAKLWESSVFYHTNRVHDFMKPWLPDEFTLLDYSMPTRVQRTDGSCNAFYNWYGINFYKQGGGCYSLAEFADVVFHEYGHGINHRVYEYYGGSMSNSSINEGYADVWSHGITQNPILAGGYMIGNSNSFIRRYNGFKKRFPDNWISGFQHNNGEIVAGSWIDLQQTIGFDRAFELFVNSQAAAPMRPNGQEGRLYSDVLFEALIADDDDGDLSNGTPNSTQIFKAFGDHGIYLQVDADITFEETPNVPANTVIEVPVILDIDFNYLPYLERIRLKYKDQRATTFKDIDVISLSGDNNYTAFMLPFAKGTVVNFYFEIQDSGGANLPAITFPYGVTNVGLPNHPYQLLVGYNLLENDDFSDSADLWSTAVEEDDAMAERWEIGSPMQTALFSGDVVQSGMDYSASNDNQCAVTGLNVEFQDYSLDENRTGVWAGKTTLTSRIYDLTDFEEPAFSYYRWFTNHQGVNPNTEAWRVYITNDGTTWKLVENTLTGDRSWRFVAVRVRDYVEPSATVQLRFVAEDKTPDIIPIGGGEPYDGVSLVEAMLDDVNLYDTALMTDIEDIAIEQNNWLTYPNPANEVLNIRYLGEKLSSNIVLQLYGMTGKLQHEQILTQEIETVDTRSLVQGIYWLQIVGEQVLYQQKIVVE; this is translated from the coding sequence ATGAACAAATTTTTACCTTTTTTATTGACTATCATTTTGTTATCTTTCAATGCACAAGCACAAGACCGCCACGAAATAGATGAAAATGAAGTATCTATTTTTGCTGACCGTTTACACATTGAAGTAGAAAATCCCATCAAGCAACAGCAACTTCAAAATTCTGATTTGTGGCACCGCTTTGAAGCCCGTCATGGGTCATGGTTTGTAGGCTTCAATACGATTACCGAATTGCCAATGCGGGCAGCAGGAAAAGGTATTGATGTTGTCATTGAAGGAAATGCCCAACAAAAAGCCCTTTATTTTTTGGAGCGAGAACTGGCAGATTTTAATTTGCCGCTCGAAGCATTGCAGTTTCAGCAAACAAATGAAACGGCAAAGTACGATTATGTGCAGTTTAAACAATTTTACCAAGGGCGAGAAGTGTTGAATAGTAGGGCTTCAATAAGGATTACACCTGACGATAAAGTCGTGGCGTTTACCTTAGACTTGTTTCAAAATATTGAAGTAAACGAACAGCCTGTTTTGCCATTGCAGGTATTGAAGCAGTTGGCATTGAAGGACATAGAAGGAACGGTAAGCGAATTATCGATTTATCCCGAATTGAAAATTTTACCCATTCCTTTTTCTACTGCCCAATACGAATTCAAAGTCGTGTATGAGGCAGATATGGTAGGGAAAGGTACACACAATGAGCCGTTTAACTACTATGTCCTAATGGATGCCCATACTGGACAAACCTACTATCGCAGCAACCGCATTGCTACTTACCATCCTGCGGATAACCCTTATATGATGGGCAATGTGACGGATAACTCCAACTTGGGCAGCGAGTTGAGGGCATTGCCGAATATGCGGGTGGTAATAGGAGGAGAGGAGTTTATCACCAATTCGCAGGGGCAGATTCCGTTTACGTCTGATGCCGAATTGCAGGGAACAGCATATTTAGAAGGGCCTTATTGTCAGGTATTGATTGGAGCAGAGGGTGAAAATGTGCCCTCTTATCCGATTGTGATTCCTGTGAACGGCAATGAAGTACACTTACCAGATACGGCAAAACTTTGGGAATCATCGGTCTTTTACCACACCAATCGAGTGCATGATTTTATGAAACCGTGGCTACCCGATGAATTTACCTTGCTCGATTATTCTATGCCTACTCGTGTACAAAGGACAGATGGTAGCTGCAATGCTTTTTACAATTGGTATGGCATCAATTTTTACAAACAGGGCGGAGGTTGCTATAGTTTGGCAGAATTTGCAGATGTGGTTTTCCATGAATATGGTCATGGTATCAACCATCGAGTGTATGAATATTATGGGGGTTCGATGTCAAACAGTTCTATCAATGAAGGTTATGCAGATGTTTGGTCGCATGGCATTACCCAAAATCCCATATTGGCAGGAGGGTACATGATTGGCAATTCTAATTCTTTTATTCGCCGCTACAATGGCTTCAAAAAGCGTTTCCCAGACAATTGGATCAGTGGGTTTCAGCACAACAACGGCGAAATCGTTGCAGGTTCGTGGATTGATTTGCAGCAAACAATTGGTTTTGACCGAGCTTTTGAGTTGTTTGTGAACAGTCAGGCAGCCGCACCGATGCGTCCAAATGGTCAAGAGGGGCGTTTGTATTCAGATGTACTTTTTGAAGCCTTGATTGCAGATGACGACGATGGTGATTTGTCGAATGGAACGCCCAATAGTACGCAGATTTTCAAAGCTTTTGGAGATCACGGTATTTACTTGCAAGTAGATGCAGATATTACCTTTGAAGAAACGCCAAATGTGCCTGCCAATACGGTCATTGAAGTGCCTGTTATTTTGGACATTGACTTCAATTATTTGCCTTATTTGGAGCGCATCCGATTGAAGTATAAGGACCAACGTGCGACAACCTTCAAAGACATTGACGTGATTAGTCTATCGGGTGACAACAACTATACTGCTTTTATGCTGCCTTTCGCAAAGGGAACGGTGGTGAATTTTTACTTTGAGATACAAGACAGTGGAGGCGCAAATCTACCTGCCATTACTTTCCCTTATGGTGTCACAAATGTGGGTTTGCCCAATCATCCGTACCAGCTTCTGGTGGGCTACAATTTGCTCGAAAACGATGATTTTTCGGATTCGGCTGATTTGTGGAGTACGGCTGTGGAAGAGGATGATGCAATGGCAGAACGCTGGGAGATTGGTTCGCCCATGCAAACGGCTTTGTTTAGTGGGGATGTGGTGCAATCGGGCATGGACTATTCGGCAAGTAACGACAATCAATGTGCGGTGACGGGCTTGAATGTCGAATTTCAAGACTACAGTTTGGATGAAAATCGAACAGGCGTTTGGGCAGGTAAAACAACCTTGACTTCTCGTATCTATGATTTGACTGATTTTGAGGAACCTGCATTTTCGTATTATCGTTGGTTTACGAATCATCAAGGGGTGAATCCGAATACGGAGGCTTGGCGGGTGTATATCACGAACGATGGCACAACGTGGAAATTGGTGGAAAATACCTTGACAGGGGATCGTTCTTGGCGATTTGTGGCGGTGCGTGTGCGGGATTATGTCGAGCCTTCTGCAACGGTTCAACTGCGGTTTGTAGCAGAGGACAAAACGCCTGACATTATTCCGATTGGCGGAGGGGAGCCTTATGATGGGGTGAGTTTGGTAGAAGCGATGTTGGACGATGTGAATTTGTATGATACGGCTTTGATGACGGATATTGAGGATATTGCCATCGAACAAAACAATTGGTTGACCTATCCTAATCCTGCAAACGAGGTGTTGAACATCCGCTATTTGGGTGAAAAGTTAAGCTCCAATATTGTACTTCAATTGTACGGTATGACTGGAAAATTGCAGCATGAACAAATACTTACCCAAGAAATAGAAACGGTGGATACTCGCTCTTTGGTTCAAGGCATTTATTGGCTGCAAATTGTGGGTGAACAGGTGCTGTATCAGCAGAAGATTGTGGTGGAATAG
- a CDS encoding IS4 family transposase, with amino-acid sequence MNRLTQKNKKQVKVTDILELIPKSLLESAKKETKVDWNVSHFRGRVILELFLYGMSRSNRLSTHVLETLYNSPIFDYISTKNDGHQTRHSSIADRLSKINSNYFQSIFEWCYGHFSTYFSNKELINRVFRFDSTLIAISSALVSWGMRVGRPPEEGFEKVQLKFTVGMKGRLPKYVKSFFDQAHLSEETALYEGILAAQPTEHDFVVFDSGLKGREKFKSFDNQGINFVTRGADNLKYEFIRTYNDATDLETVEGNKIVQDSVVHLFKEGNQKVDYEFRLIEIEIEDTGKRLFFITNITELPAQIIAQIYKLRWEIEVFFRFIKQELSIKHLLNRTKNGVKTQIYLTLIFALLLTVFKEENKLKGYKIPRLLFEEQLLFSILNQLAEEKAKIIVKQKLKNLKFKEP; translated from the coding sequence ATGAACAGATTGACTCAAAAGAACAAAAAGCAAGTAAAAGTAACAGATATTCTCGAATTAATCCCTAAAAGCCTCTTAGAAAGTGCTAAAAAGGAGACAAAAGTGGATTGGAATGTAAGCCATTTTCGAGGTCGTGTGATTTTAGAACTCTTTTTATACGGTATGAGCCGAAGTAATCGGCTAAGTACGCATGTATTAGAAACCTTGTATAATTCTCCTATCTTTGATTATATAAGCACTAAGAATGACGGTCATCAAACACGTCATAGTTCAATAGCAGACAGATTAAGTAAAATTAACAGCAATTACTTTCAATCTATTTTTGAATGGTGTTATGGTCATTTTTCTACTTACTTTTCTAACAAAGAACTGATAAATAGAGTTTTTCGATTTGATTCTACTCTTATTGCGATTAGTTCGGCTTTGGTAAGTTGGGGGATGCGAGTAGGTCGCCCTCCTGAAGAGGGGTTTGAAAAAGTCCAACTCAAATTTACTGTTGGAATGAAAGGTCGTTTGCCTAAGTATGTCAAGAGTTTTTTTGACCAAGCTCATTTGAGTGAAGAAACTGCCCTGTATGAAGGTATTCTTGCCGCTCAACCCACCGAACATGATTTTGTTGTATTTGATAGTGGTTTAAAAGGCAGAGAAAAGTTTAAATCATTTGATAATCAAGGGATTAATTTCGTAACCAGAGGAGCTGATAATCTAAAATATGAGTTCATTCGAACCTATAATGATGCAACTGATTTAGAAACTGTTGAGGGAAATAAAATAGTACAAGACAGTGTAGTACATCTATTTAAAGAAGGCAATCAAAAGGTTGATTATGAGTTTCGGCTCATTGAAATTGAAATAGAAGATACAGGAAAAAGACTTTTTTTCATCACTAATATTACAGAATTACCAGCTCAAATCATTGCTCAGATTTACAAATTACGGTGGGAAATTGAAGTCTTTTTCAGATTTATCAAACAAGAATTAAGCATCAAGCACTTGTTAAATCGGACTAAAAATGGAGTAAAAACTCAAATATATCTCACACTAATATTTGCTCTTTTACTCACTGTTTTCAAGGAAGAAAACAAGTTAAAAGGATATAAAATTCCAAGATTACTATTTGAAGAACAGTTACTTTTTTCAATTCTTAATCAACTTGCTGAAGAGAAAGCAAAAATCATTGTAAAGCAGAAATTGAAAAATCTTAAATTTAAGGAACCATAA
- a CDS encoding T9SS type A sorting domain-containing protein yields the protein MTRFFTKCLVLLCLAVLCCFSLQNAAAQCGAGEVSVGIKIHETGDFLSEVGWQLVDSGANEIASDCDPTAEACTQLCLTEGENYTFNAFDSFGDGWNGNSFSIYLIDGPNAGCEIINGSPSNNTLGSSICPSGGDLEDQFVFDPAAPACATLIDLSGCTDPSATNYDACAATDDGSCVYPPDNDLCADAETIECGDVLSGTTVNANFDDVGSCVTSNTSPGVWYHFIGTGADVTVDICGATHDSKMSIFEGDCGDLVCVIGEDDDYAVCGGNDPSVDFTSVKCKDYYILVHGFSSGTGDFDITLTCSEDIEVVAEGCTDPNAHNYEAAACVDNGSCETCDDKILNGDEIDVDCGGALCAPCPCGIQVNTDVVASESGCAPGAKQRVVLVSFTGGIPPITYTPMGQGSTFISEKAPGVYQVVGYGPWSISASDPSGCFQIAQSSDMVYVSDQSATNETAAGAADGTATVEATGGTPPYDVAWSNGSTGTIEASGGTHTITNAVSGYHEAVVTDANGEVAKVCIYVGRNSSTGGGRGRGRKTADITTASTLIAQPNPFANSTIVHFNIAETSNATVSVFALDGKQVTTVFEGQAEAGENYHVELNASQFATGVYILRLTTDSGVVEHQRIVVAK from the coding sequence ATGACAAGATTTTTTACAAAATGTTTGGTGCTGTTGTGTTTAGCAGTTCTTTGTTGTTTTTCGCTGCAAAATGCTGCTGCTCAGTGTGGAGCAGGAGAAGTTAGCGTAGGTATAAAAATCCATGAGACAGGTGATTTTCTTAGTGAAGTAGGCTGGCAATTAGTGGATAGTGGTGCTAATGAAATAGCATCGGATTGTGACCCAACTGCTGAAGCCTGTACACAACTTTGTTTAACAGAGGGAGAAAATTACACTTTCAATGCTTTTGATTCTTTTGGGGATGGATGGAATGGCAATTCATTTTCCATTTACTTGATTGATGGTCCCAATGCAGGTTGTGAAATCATCAATGGTTCACCTAGCAACAATACTCTAGGAAGTTCAATTTGTCCTAGTGGAGGTGACTTAGAAGATCAATTTGTTTTTGACCCAGCCGCCCCTGCCTGTGCCACATTGATTGATTTGAGTGGCTGTACCGATCCCTCTGCCACCAACTACGATGCCTGTGCTGCAACCGATGACGGCTCATGTGTTTATCCTCCTGACAACGATTTATGTGCAGATGCAGAAACCATCGAATGTGGAGATGTTTTGTCTGGCACAACTGTAAATGCAAACTTTGATGATGTAGGCTCTTGTGTAACCTCCAATACTTCTCCTGGTGTATGGTATCATTTTATCGGCACAGGAGCAGATGTAACAGTAGATATTTGTGGTGCTACACATGACTCTAAAATGAGCATTTTTGAAGGTGATTGTGGTGATTTAGTCTGTGTCATTGGAGAAGATGATGATTATGCTGTTTGTGGAGGAAATGACCCTTCTGTTGATTTTACCAGCGTGAAGTGTAAAGATTATTATATTTTGGTGCATGGGTTTAGTAGTGGCACAGGAGATTTTGACATTACCTTAACTTGTTCAGAAGATATTGAAGTAGTAGCCGAAGGCTGTACAGACCCTAATGCACACAATTATGAAGCAGCGGCTTGTGTTGACAACGGTTCCTGCGAAACCTGTGATGATAAAATCTTGAATGGCGATGAAATAGATGTGGACTGCGGTGGTGCATTGTGCGCTCCTTGTCCTTGTGGTATTCAGGTCAATACCGATGTCGTAGCATCAGAGTCAGGTTGTGCGCCAGGAGCTAAACAGAGAGTCGTTTTGGTTTCATTCACTGGAGGAATTCCACCGATTACCTATACACCAATGGGTCAAGGTAGTACATTCATCTCCGAAAAAGCCCCAGGCGTGTATCAAGTAGTAGGTTATGGACCTTGGAGCATTTCTGCCTCCGACCCAAGTGGCTGTTTCCAAATCGCACAAAGCAGCGACATGGTGTATGTCTCTGACCAAAGTGCGACCAACGAAACAGCAGCGGGGGCAGCAGATGGTACGGCTACCGTAGAAGCGACAGGCGGTACACCTCCTTATGACGTAGCGTGGTCGAACGGTTCAACAGGTACAATTGAAGCCTCTGGCGGAACACATACCATCACCAATGCAGTAAGCGGCTACCATGAAGCAGTGGTAACCGATGCAAATGGTGAAGTAGCCAAAGTTTGTATCTATGTCGGCCGCAATTCTTCAACTGGTGGCGGACGAGGTAGAGGCCGTAAAACAGCCGACATCACAACTGCAAGCACTTTGATCGCTCAACCAAATCCATTTGCAAATTCAACGATTGTTCACTTCAATATTGCCGAAACGAGCAATGCTACCGTAAGCGTCTTTGCATTGGATGGCAAACAAGTGACAACTGTTTTTGAAGGACAAGCAGAAGCGGGTGAAAATTACCACGTTGAATTGAACGCTTCTCAATTTGCGACAGGTGTTTATATTCTTCGATTGACCACCGATTCAGGTGTAGTCGAGCATCAACGCATTGTAGTAGCGAAATAG
- a CDS encoding bifunctional metallophosphatase/5'-nucleotidase: MKNYLFLLFLATLLVTFNSCDPSKKTIKTPTSDVPAMEDVDDGMIEVVFLQMNDVYEIAPLEGGKVGGLARVATIREQLLKENPLVITVLAGDFLSPSLIGTLKFEGSRIKGKQMVETMNVMGVDVVTFGNHEFDLDEDDLQARINESKFEWVVANVLQKDSADNIKPFAKMVDGEAQNLPDTYQLNLTDEDGTNVSIGILSVCLSDNKKEYVYYDDIFESAVQAYGEMKAETDYIVGLTHLNVEDDLELAKKLPLPLIMGGHDHDNMYHEVGANRVAKADANAKTVYVHRLNFNKKTGTVKVNSELVEINDKVAEDEEVKKVVDKWNDIADKSMKEAGFDPNETLTTLKEPLDGREKTMRNGPTNMGDMITKAMLKAAPKSIAAFTNSGSVRLDDFLKGAITQVDIIRTLPFGGSIVEVEMSGELLHEILVIGRENAGTGGYLQWQKITYNEADNTWTINGKTLNPTTTYRVALTDFLLTGLEKDLDFLTRDNPDIFKIYEAEKGDIDDLRADVRKAVIEYLKE; this comes from the coding sequence ATGAAAAACTATCTTTTTTTACTCTTTTTAGCCACCCTTTTAGTCACCTTCAATAGTTGCGACCCTTCCAAAAAAACCATCAAAACTCCTACATCAGATGTTCCTGCAATGGAAGATGTGGATGATGGTATGATTGAAGTCGTATTTTTGCAGATGAACGATGTCTATGAAATCGCCCCATTGGAAGGCGGCAAAGTAGGCGGATTGGCAAGAGTAGCCACGATTCGTGAGCAATTATTGAAGGAAAATCCATTGGTTATCACCGTTTTGGCAGGCGATTTTTTGAGTCCTTCCCTCATTGGCACATTGAAGTTTGAAGGCAGTCGTATCAAAGGTAAACAGATGGTGGAAACCATGAATGTGATGGGAGTAGATGTCGTTACATTCGGCAATCACGAGTTTGACCTAGACGAAGACGATTTGCAAGCTCGCATCAATGAATCCAAATTTGAGTGGGTTGTGGCAAATGTGCTTCAAAAAGACAGCGCAGACAATATAAAGCCTTTCGCCAAAATGGTGGATGGCGAAGCCCAAAACCTCCCCGATACCTATCAGCTCAACCTCACCGACGAAGACGGTACAAATGTAAGCATCGGCATTTTATCGGTTTGTTTGAGTGATAACAAAAAAGAATATGTATATTACGATGATATTTTTGAATCTGCCGTACAAGCTTATGGCGAAATGAAAGCTGAAACAGACTATATCGTAGGCTTGACCCACCTCAATGTAGAAGACGATTTGGAATTGGCCAAAAAACTTCCACTGCCCCTCATCATGGGAGGACACGATCACGACAATATGTACCACGAAGTCGGAGCAAACAGAGTCGCTAAAGCAGATGCCAATGCCAAAACTGTCTATGTACACCGCCTGAACTTCAATAAAAAAACAGGGACGGTCAAAGTGAACTCCGAATTGGTGGAAATCAACGACAAAGTAGCCGAAGATGAAGAAGTGAAAAAAGTCGTGGATAAATGGAATGATATTGCAGATAAAAGCATGAAAGAAGCAGGTTTTGACCCCAACGAAACCCTCACTACCCTCAAAGAACCTTTGGACGGACGTGAGAAAACTATGCGAAATGGCCCAACCAACATGGGCGACATGATTACCAAAGCCATGCTCAAAGCTGCTCCAAAGTCGATAGCCGCTTTCACCAATTCAGGTTCGGTGCGATTAGACGATTTCTTGAAAGGTGCAATCACACAAGTCGACATCATACGTACTTTGCCCTTTGGCGGGAGTATTGTAGAAGTCGAAATGTCGGGCGAACTCTTACACGAAATTTTGGTCATTGGACGAGAAAATGCAGGCACAGGCGGCTACCTTCAATGGCAGAAAATCACCTACAACGAAGCAGACAATACTTGGACGATTAACGGCAAAACCCTCAATCCAACCACAACTTACCGAGTCGCATTGACCGACTTTCTACTCACAGGTCTGGAAAAAGATTTGGATTTTTTGACCCGTGACAATCCCGACATTTTTAAGATTTATGAAGCAGAGAAGGGAGACATAGATGATTTGAGGGCAGATGTTAGAAAGGCGGTTATTGAGTATTTGAAGGAATAA
- a CDS encoding dipeptidase, translated as MKTTQHFFNLLLCALTFCMVSCGNESSSQPQNDTTEVKDEQYRQQAQQLAHDYIIVDGHVDLPYRLTVQNFQLTRKYLGIPIETDEGDFDFKRAKEGGLDAPFMSIYIPASYQTGGAKKFADGLIDMVTAIADSIPDNFTIASTPAEVESIVKAGKIALPMGMENGAPIEDDLANVKYFRDRGISYVTLTHSKNNQICDSSYDTTRLWNGLSDFGRDVVAEMNRVGIMVDISHVSDSTFYQVMKLSKAPVIASHSSARYFTPGFERNMSDDMIEKLGKNDGVIMINFGSTFVDEASRNHYDAMSDTLKQILAAKGLTDEDSTAKPIIEQFKIDHPTLFADVEKVADHIDHVVKLAGVDHVGFGSDYDGVGDSLPTGLKDVSDYPNLIYVLLKRGYSSEDIQKICYGNVFRVWNKVLEVSKDLQKQS; from the coding sequence ATGAAAACAACACAACACTTTTTTAATTTATTGTTATGTGCATTAACATTTTGCATGGTTTCTTGTGGAAACGAATCGAGTAGTCAACCCCAAAATGACACGACCGAAGTAAAAGACGAGCAATACCGTCAACAAGCTCAACAACTGGCGCATGACTACATTATCGTAGATGGTCATGTGGATTTGCCGTATCGGCTGACTGTCCAAAACTTTCAATTGACCAGAAAATACTTGGGTATTCCGATTGAAACGGACGAGGGTGATTTTGACTTCAAACGTGCGAAAGAAGGTGGCTTGGACGCACCTTTTATGTCCATTTACATTCCTGCAAGTTACCAAACAGGTGGTGCAAAGAAGTTTGCAGATGGATTGATTGATATGGTGACGGCGATTGCAGACAGTATTCCCGATAATTTTACGATAGCGAGTACGCCAGCCGAAGTGGAATCTATTGTAAAAGCGGGTAAAATTGCGCTTCCAATGGGTATGGAAAATGGCGCACCAATTGAAGATGATTTGGCGAATGTGAAGTATTTCAGGGATAGAGGCATTAGCTATGTGACTTTGACGCACTCCAAAAACAACCAAATTTGTGATTCTTCTTACGATACAACTCGACTTTGGAACGGATTGAGTGATTTTGGTCGGGATGTGGTGGCAGAAATGAATCGTGTGGGGATTATGGTGGATATTTCACACGTTTCGGACAGCACGTTTTATCAGGTGATGAAACTCAGCAAAGCCCCTGTGATTGCTTCTCACTCTTCGGCTCGATATTTCACCCCTGGTTTTGAACGAAATATGAGTGATGATATGATCGAAAAATTGGGCAAAAACGATGGGGTAATCATGATCAACTTCGGTTCTACTTTTGTGGATGAAGCAAGCCGCAATCACTACGATGCCATGAGTGATACGCTCAAGCAGATATTGGCTGCAAAGGGTTTGACGGACGAGGATTCTACTGCAAAACCGATTATCGAACAATTCAAAATTGACCACCCGACTTTGTTTGCAGATGTGGAAAAAGTGGCAGACCATATTGACCATGTAGTGAAATTGGCAGGAGTAGATCATGTGGGTTTTGGTTCGGATTACGATGGTGTGGGCGATAGTTTACCGACTGGATTGAAGGATGTTTCGGATTATCCCAATTTGATTTATGTCTTGTTGAAGCGTGGTTATTCATCTGAGGACATTCAAAAAATTTGTTACGGGAATGTTTTTCGAGTATGGAATAAGGTTTTGGAGGTATCAAAGGATTTGCAGAAACAGAGTTAG
- a CDS encoding MerR family transcriptional regulator: protein MSKKKSNLQAFGSQDKSDLEKQMHFDFPKNLVSQAKGMKKRYYSIGEVAEMFDVNASLLRYWETEFSILKPKKNRQGNRLYTEKDVETVRLIHNLVKERGYTLEGAKNKLKENRDELENRQKVIKTLKNIRTFLVEMRNLVDNE, encoded by the coding sequence ATGTCAAAAAAGAAATCTAATCTTCAAGCATTTGGCAGTCAAGATAAGTCTGACTTAGAAAAACAAATGCACTTCGATTTCCCAAAAAATCTGGTTTCTCAAGCAAAAGGTATGAAAAAAAGATACTATAGTATCGGTGAAGTTGCTGAAATGTTTGACGTAAATGCTTCCTTGTTGCGTTATTGGGAAACGGAATTTTCGATTCTCAAACCCAAGAAAAACCGTCAGGGCAATCGCCTCTACACCGAAAAAGATGTTGAAACAGTACGCCTTATCCACAATCTAGTGAAAGAACGGGGTTATACGCTTGAAGGTGCCAAAAATAAATTGAAGGAAAACCGTGATGAATTGGAAAACAGGCAGAAAGTTATCAAGACCTTGAAGAATATTCGGACATTTTTGGTAGAAATGAGAAATTTAGTAGATAATGAATAA